A window of Haliscomenobacter hydrossis DSM 1100 contains these coding sequences:
- a CDS encoding HNH endonuclease — translation MRRATKIIDSLDNTLKEDLDFNFSTVEGKLVLRIHKTRERDYNLVDRKKQQFFLENGALFCEICGFDFEKIYGELGKGYIECHHILPISQLEEPSVNTLHDLICVCSNCHKMMHRNGLIAPEDLRVILKPKH, via the coding sequence ATGAGGCGAGCCACAAAAATTATTGATTCTTTAGACAACACACTAAAAGAAGATTTAGATTTTAATTTTAGTACTGTTGAAGGGAAATTAGTTTTAAGAATTCACAAAACAAGGGAAAGGGATTATAATTTAGTGGATCGCAAAAAACAACAATTCTTTCTTGAGAATGGCGCTTTATTTTGTGAAATATGTGGTTTTGACTTTGAGAAAATATACGGAGAACTAGGTAAGGGGTATATAGAATGCCATCATATACTGCCAATATCTCAGCTTGAAGAGCCCTCTGTTAATACGTTACATGACCTAATTTGTGTTTGCTCCAATTGTCATAAAATGATGCATAGGAATGGGCTCATTGCACCTGAAGATTTAAGGGTTATTCTAAAACCTAAGCACTAG